Genomic window (Lynx canadensis isolate LIC74 chromosome A1, mLynCan4.pri.v2, whole genome shotgun sequence):
CGCTTGGCCGGCAGAGGCAAAGAAGGTCGTTCTTAGATGCTCAAGTCCCCGGCCGGATAGCCCACGTTCCCATCCCGATGGGGGCGTCCATCATGCTTTTTAGCAGAGAAAAATCTTAGAAGCATTTCAGGGAAACACCAAGGGAAGGGACCTGAAGGTCTGAGTCCCTCTAGTCTCTCTCTGGGGGTGTCTGTAAGTCACCAGCGACCCGGATTCCGGGCAAGGCTTGGAGGTGGAGGCGAAGGCAGCAATGATGGGAGCCGCAGAGGTATTTCTCAGACTACCCGCACCCCTTTCTCGAGCCCCGCCAGTGTACAGAATCCCGCAGCCCGCATCCTGCGAAGGCGCCCAAACACGCGAGCCCCTCGGGGCGGCGCTTGGTCCGGAGGGAAGCGGTGTGATGAAGCGGGTGAGGCTGTCACAGCGCCCGAGGGACAGCCCCAGAACTGGTAGCCTCAGGAAGCTAATGGGAGCTGGGCCGGGAGGAGGGCACGAAGGAGACGAGGAGCCAGTGACcgagagaaagacagaagcaaagagaTTCTGAGACcagaaggagaaagcaaaaaggacacgaagagggaaggaggaagacaggtGAAAAAGAAaccgagggggggggggagagagagagagagagagagagagagagagagagagagagagagagaatggacgGGAGAGTCTGAAATGGAGAGGGGGGGAAGAGACGACAAAGAAAGAGTtggaaaaactaaaagcaacagTAAACGAATTATACAGGGAAGCAAAAAACtgtaaaggaaaagcaaaagtcCTAGGAACACAGAGACCAAGAGtaatgaatagaatagaaaatagagaaCATCGTAGAGAAAGAAGTGGAGAGGCCagacataagaaaaaatttaaaagacctaataaaagggaggaaaaaaaatcagggagcAAGAGGAAATGTTCACGAACGCTTCGACCGTGTGTCTTGTTGCAAGGGACCACCTAACGCCCAGCGCGTGATCCAGAAATTCCCAGCTTCCGACCGGAGGTAAAGCTGGGTGAACTGGGCCTGGCTGCTTTCACACCTGGGCTTGGTGTTCCCGGCGTTCTGGGCGCCCCGCCCCTCTCGTGTGCAGTGACGCCGCCCGGGTGCGGTGACGTCACATGACGCCACGCTCCACCTGTGGTCCCACGCAACCCAAAAGGGTGCAGGTGTTCTGAATTTGTGCCCCGCACTTACTCCTCAGACGCCGAGCGTTTGGAGACCAGGAAGCGCGCGGATTCTGTGCCCACGGCCCGCCCACAGTGCGCCCAGATCCCCCATAGCCAGTCCTTGGGTCCGCCCAAGACCCGAGGCCTCACTGGAAAAAGAGGACAGTGGGCACGGGGGTGAGGGCTTCGAGTTCTTAGAAGTTCGAGGTCGCGGGGCCTCTCACCTCCTAGGTGGGTCCGGCCACTGACGACCTAACTGTTGGCCCACCCGGGGCCAGTCATCCCCAACCCTGCCTGGCGCGGGCCTGCGACCTCTGGGCCTAGAGTGCCCTTCCCACGTCCGCCCTACACCGCCGGCACCCAAACTGCCGGCGGCCGGCACGCACTGACCTGCACCGCGGATCCTCCGCGGGGCCCGGGGCCGGGGTCGGAGCTGAGGCGAAAACCGACGAAGCTTGGAGATGTGGATGCGCCCCCGCACACTGCGGCTCGGCCTCTACCGCCGAAGGGGTGGGGCGCAGGGCCGGCCTCGCCGAGCATTATTGGAACGAAAACGAAATAAAAGCGGCGTTAAGTGAAATAGctaacttttttattaaataaaacgaCTTAAATAAAAGGAACGGAAAAGGAGAGGAGTGGACCCAGCCTAAACGCAGGGTGCCCCAGCCCTGGCGCTCCCCCCAGCCACCTGGTCGGCCGCCCCTCCTCTAGCGGCCCCCGCGGGGGAAGCAGGTGGCCGGTTtctaaagaaaaaagccaaaacttttattatttacacGTTTGGGCAAAAGTACAAAGTATAATACAGGCGCCCGGCCCGGGGGGGTGCGGGCGAGGGGCGGAGAAACGTAAGGCGCTTTCTTTGTCAGGCCCGGGCCTGGGGCGGGActgggcgcggggcgggggctcGGATTGTGCAGCCGCGCGGAGCCCGGGCCCAGCCCCCCTCCGCGGCCGGCGGGGATGCGGCCGCGCCCCGGGGCCTACTGGAGCTCGGAGGCCCCTGTCCCTCTCGGCCTCGGGTCCCCCCAGCCCGGCTGGGGGCCCGGGGCGCCCCGCCGGGTGGGGGCGGCGATCCTTGGCGATCCTTGGCGATCCGTGGCTCACACCAGAGAAGTGACGGCGGGGACCTTGGAGCTGTCCTCCTCCCAGGGCTGCAGATTCTGCAGAGCAAACAGCGACGAGTTGTGCAGACAGAGAGGGTCGGGCTGGATGGAGTCGTTGAGGCTCTTTTGGAAGGCGTCGTGTTGCAGCTGCAGCATGAGCCGGCTCGCCTGCTGCCGCTCCGCCTCCCGCTCCTCCGCCGTCTGCCGCCTGCaccgggggagggagagggacagcaCCGTCATGCACCCGGCACTGCGGGGCCGCCGGCGGGGCCCCAGCCCTCCCGGGAGCGGAGGCCAGCCGGGAGCCTCGAGGCGCAGGACCCGTCTGCACCCCTGCTGGTGCTGTGCGCCCGAGGCCCGCGCGTCCGGGGAGTGGGTTGGCatcgtttgtttttgttgtgtgcCGGGCGGTCGTGGGGAGGGGACTCCGCCCGCCGCCCACCTGCACGTCCGCGTATGGTGGCTTCGCCAACAACAAAGATGTTTCTTTTGCGGGACAACAAGGGCAGGGCATGCGTGTAACTGACTCAGCCCTGCGGGCAGTCGGGACGCTAGGGTTCGCGGGTGGGAGggctggctctgcactgcccgCGCGGTGTCCCTGGGCCAGGTCAGCCTCATCCAGTTCTCCCAGGCCCTTCTTGAACCTCTCTTCCAAAACGCGATCGCTTCGCCGTTCACGGGTTGTATGGAAATAGGGATCGGATAAAAACGGGGCTGGAGTCAGGATGGGGAGCCACAGGGGGAACACGGAGCCCGCGCGGACTGTCGGAGATCCGAgagggctggtgggagggaggagagtgcGAGAGaccccagggtggggggtggggtggatgctGGTGAAGGTGCAGGTGAGAGGAAACTGAGCGGCTGCAGAAGCGGAAGAAAACACGGAGAGTTGGAGAGGCGCACGAGAGCGATACAGGGATGGGAATGGAGGAGAAGCCGAGGCgcgagagagtggggagagaaacaCAGGCCGGCGGGAAGGAGACAAGGGAGATAAAATTTGGGAAGGAGTGAGAAGGCGCAGCCCTGGGAGGGCGGGTAGCGGGTAGCACAGAATGGGGAGAGCGCGAGGCTGTGGCGCGGGGCAAGGTGAAGGGCGGGTGCAAGACGGGCTGAGCCGGGCCTCTCTCACCGCCATTTGGTCCTCCGGTTTTGGAACCAGGTCTTGACCTGCGCGTCCGTCATTTTGAGGGACTTGGCGAGCGCCGCCCTCTCGGCGGAGGCCAGGTACTTCTGGCGGTGGAAGCGCTTTTCCAGCTCGCAGATCTGCACCCGAGAAAAGGACGTGCGCGGCTTCTTACGCTTGGGCGGTGTCCTGTTCTGGTAGGGGTGGCCGATGCGCCGGGTCACGGTGAAGGGCGTGAGCGCCGCCGCCGCTGCGGAGACACACGAGTCCCCCTTAAGCCCAGCCCGGCTCGACTGCCGTTCAGGCCCCACGCGGACCCCGTGCCACCCGGTTGGGCGCAGGGTGGTCCGCTATTTCGTTGGTCCCCCGCGTCCCCAGCGGCACCAAGCCGGTTGGGAGATACTCCCCTCTTCCCCTGGGCGTAGGCTTATTTCCCCGAAACTCCCTGATTTTCCTCCCCCTACGGTAGCCCGGGGCCCCGGGCGCTGAGGCCTCCGTCGCGCTTGGGCCTCCGGAATCGTTTCCCGGAGTGGAGCACCTAGGGCGCGGCGCCTCTGGCCCCGGGAGGGCCAAGGCCCGGCGCTTGTTCGCTCGCCCTGCTCACCTGTGAAGCGGTCTTTCACGAAGCGGCGGCTGCTCTCCATCCAGGGAAAATTGAGGCCGCCCAGGCTGGAGACCGTGGGCACGGAGGGCATGGCGGGCAGCGCGCTAGGCAGAGGCGGTGGCACGGCCCCGGGCAGCGGCCTGTGCGCTGGCACTCGGATCACTCCGGCGGGCGCCAGGCTCAGGTTGACACTGTAAGATCCCGGGTCCTCGAAGGGCGCGCCGAGGCCGGCAAAGGAGGCGGGCAGAGACGGGTATGTGGCGCCCGGACGGCCCCCGGGGGGCCCTCCCAGGTAGCTGGCGCCGTCGGGGCCCCGCGGGGCCGGTGCGCTGTCCTGGTCCGGGCTGTTGAGGATCTGGTCGATGCCGAAGCTGATGGGCTCGTGCGGGTGCGGGGTCTGCGCGCTGGCGGGCGCCTCCATCCTGGGCGGGCggaagggctgggctgggctgggcggggAGGCGGCTGGGTCCCTGTTACGGCGCGGCCATGGAGCGCCCGGCGCCTCTCGTTGCACTGAAACTTTGCCAAGAGTGCGCGGGCCCGACAGGCTCTGTGTCATCTTTCTTGAACCGAACCTGGAGTTTCCGCTGCTAATTCCTCTCCCGCCGCAGCCATTGGCTGCGATCAACAAGCCTCTCTCCTCCCATTGGCTCCCGGCTTTCAATAAAGGCCTAATTCATGGAAATAGGAGCTTAGGGACTGTTCCAAGGTGACATCATTTTAACAAACGAACAATAGGTCAAATTTATTAGCCGGGATAATGGGCGGCGGATATTAGCGCCCGAACCGCAGCCTCCCAAACCCGAAATCTAACGAAGCTGCAATTAGCAGACGCTCCCCGCTCCTCCCGGCCGGGGCCGCTTCCCCGGCCGCAGCGCGGGGCGGGCCAGGGCGCTCTGCTGGTGAAATTGCCTCTTGCTGAGGGGGGTTTCGTTTTCTTGCAAATTTTGTCATCTGGGCAAAAACCAAACCATGCGAATCCTCTCCATTGCAATGGAGTGGCAAGTCCGGAATGACCCTGTGGAATCCGCGGAAGCGTCTTGGACTCTCCACCGCCGCGGGAGCAACGAAAGGAGCGCACTACCCCGCATGAGCTCCGCGCTCCCAGCGCGCCGCGTGAGGGGAGCCCGCCGCGTGTTCCGCGCTCCCGAGGACGCCGACCCGCGTGGGGAGAATTCGCCCCCGCTCGGGCCACTTTGGAGACAGTCGCCGGCTCCCGCCAGGCGAACCGAGGTGTGACTCCCCTAAGCCCACGCGTGCCTGGCCCAGCTGGTCTAGGGACCCAGGGTCCCCGGGTGGGGAGCGGGGATCCAGCCCCTCGAAATTCGTTGCAGGATGGACGGGACTATGGTCGCGCGTGGGGACCTGCCCGTGGCACGGCAGGTGTGGGGATCTGGGGTGCCCGAGAGGCAAGGCGCAGAGGCTGTTCATCTTTAGAGTAAAGAGCGGGACTTCTTTGGGTAACGGGGGCTGCGAGCCCCTCCCGCTCCCGGCCAGCCTGAGCGTTGAACCGCTCCCTCCCTGCTCCGCTCACGCTCTCGGGGACTGTCAAGGCGGGTCGAGGGGCACCGTGGACAGGACATGACCGTACGCCGGGAGGTCACCCCCAGCGCCAGCCTCAGCTGTCTCCCCTGGAGGAGACATACAGAATCGTTTTCTACTCGCGAATTCTAAAATCGTTAGGTGCAAACTGACTGCTGCACCCCTGGCCAGGCCCCTCTCGCTCTCCCTGTCTTGCGGACGTGGTGCGAGCTCTGATAGGCGGTTGGCCAGAAGAGTGTTCACATTGGGTCGGTCACTTTCTAGttcagtgaccttgggcaagtgacttcatATCTTTGGGCTTGGTTTTCTCGTTTATAAAATGGGCCACGCGTGCATTGCGGGATTGTCCTAAGTCTTGCGTGAGATATTGAGAGAAGGTAGGTAGGGCttagggcctggcacatagtaggcactgaGGGGCTGTGGCTGCCCTCCCACTCCCACACTCAACGTGATGGTTGATGTATTATTCTGATGGTTCTTGTTTATCTGCAGTTTTAGGTTATTTGCAGAGGCTCAGTATCTTGAacagaaaaatgttatttgtctATCCGCAGGGTCAGTCTTAGAGGACCAGGAAAGGTGGGAGGCAACATGTTGGGGGTTCTTCCTAATAATCTACCCCCAGTAGCTCAGAGGTTTCAAGATCTGCAGTCTTAAGGCCTGGGTTCCTGAGTCAGCTCACCGCccgctgagtgaccttgggctagtCGCTGGCTCTTGCTGGGTGGAGAGAATGAGGCCACTGGCAAGTGAGGCACCGGTGAggagggcagggtgcctggggcAGGACAAGCCCTCTTTCCTTGGAAATCCAAGAATCTTCAAATGGAACACTGACTCCATACTGGGGGCCTCCTGCTTCTATTTCAGGCTCTGCCACCAGTGGTTTGGGGACTGTTTGGCCCCTCATTGCCCCTCCtggagcctcattttccttatttgtaaaataggaagGGTAATAGCTACCCCCAGGGTGGCCgtgagaagtaaatgagataaGGTCTGTGGACATGCCTGTGAGGAACTGGATTATATAATAATAACTTTAACGACAACAGTAGAGCTGCTGTAGGTGGAGAACGTAGTGTGTGCCGGGCAGGGGGTGGGCATTTACTTATTTCTCCCAACCACCCTTGTGAGGGAAGGCTGTTATTGATCCCATTTTTTACCTGATGAGGGAACTTCAGGTCAGAGAGTTCATGCAGCTCACAGCCCCCCTTCTCCAGGGCTAGGGAGTCACCTCGCCCGCTCCATTTCCCTTCTGGCATCCAAAGCCCAGGGTTCCAGGCCTGTCCTCCCCACTTCCTGGCTTTGTTAAATTGGGATAACAAGGCCCACCCCACACAGGTATGTGGGCatagaattaggggcgcctgggtggctcactggctAAGCGTTCGACTTccgctggggtcatgatctccctgttcgttcgtgggttcgagcccgtgttgggctctgtgctgacagcttggatcctggagcctgcttccgattttgtgtctccctctctctctgctcttccctgcttgcactctgtctcaaaaataaacattaaaaaaagttaaaaaaaaaaaaagcattaaagagAAGTGGGTGATGTGGCCCACACTGCCCCCAGGGCATGGTGACTGGCCCAGTGCTTAAGAACCTCTGTTTGCCAGCTGTGGGCTTGGGGAATTCACCCTTTTTGCACGTCAGTTCCTCATCTAGTAAAGCAACAGTACCGATGTCATGGGATTCAAAGAGCCCATCCAGGTGAAAACAGCAGTGCAAGGCAGGGGCAGAATTCTGCCTCGCCACCTGGGTCCCAGCTTTCTGAGGTGCCTAGTTTTGTGGTCATCCAGCAGTAGGCCACTGATAGCAACCCCCCTCTTTCCCAGTCCAGACAGAGCAGAGAGGTTAGCCAGCTCAGGAAAGGGAGTAAATGGGGCAGATAGCAGTCCCGGGGACAGGGGTTCTCAAAATGTGCGCCTGgaccagaagcagcagcagcacctgggcgTTTGTTAGAATTGCAGATTCTTGGACCCCagcccagacctcctgaatcggAAACTCCAGGGTAGGGCTAGGCAATCtgctttaacaagccctccaggtgattctgatgcatactCACATTCGGAAGCCAGTGCCCAGAATATTGTCCATTTCATCCAAGTTCTCAAATTCGTTGTAACAATGTTGTGGGAAGATTCTTCCATAATTGGAAACTCTCATGTGAATCTGAGCTAACATCCTCTGCTCTCCACTCTCAGTGTTTCTCAGTTTTGTCTTCTCTTATCATATTTGCCAAAGGTTCGTCTATTTTACTGGTCTTAAAGagaagccttttatttccttatcttcttttttatgtcATGTCTTTGAggaatgttttgatttattttctttaactttttcttctttgttgagGTGAAAATCTAGTTAATGTTTTTTATCGacgtttcttgtgttttttttaagaaatatataaaaggtCATAAATTTACCTCTAAGCACCTTTTGCCCAAATATGTTTTGATGCGTAGTTGGTGTTCCTGAGATTATAAATTTATGCTGTCCCTTCTTGCCTGCTATCAGTTGAACAATGACAGACACATATGCACATGCCCAAGAAGAGAGATTAGACGATGAAAATTCTAAGAACTGGGGTCGTGGGGGCCAGAAAGATTTCTGAGTGCAATGCACTGTCTCTTCTTCCCCTTGGAGAAGTTGGGAGGACCGGTGGACTGGTGGGGGCCTTGCCGGGAGACATCCAGGAGAGAGGGGTGGCTTCAGGGCTGGAGGATAGGATGTTGGGATTCCCAACTGCCGATGTTCAGGAGGCCAAGTTAGTCCAGTCTCGTTCTGCTGCTTATTTCTTGGGTGAATTGGACTCAATTTccctatctgtgaaatgggggtagAGATCGAATCAGGGCTCTTAAATATATTTGGGTCAGCAATCCTATTTGAAaggttgatgaaaatgttatgGACTACTTCCAtagacaaagacacacacacacacaatttggcACACATAACCATGTCACAGGTTGCTTACCTGTCCACCTTCCACTCTTTGTTCGCACACCCGAGTTGGAAGTCTCTGGGGGCCCTTGCAGTTCTCGGGATGGAAGGCTCTAAAGACTCCTGCCCAAATTgattcgctcattcattcatctattcaacaCATATGTACTGAGcacctgttcaaattttctggaCCGTGTCCCAACTTTGGGgctcagtttgcccatctgttAGTGGGAGTAAGGCAGTTTGAACTCTTTGTTGCTGCCTCCCCATGATGGGAAAGACTAGGGAGGGGCCTTCCTGAGGAAGCCTGCAAGGCCTTCTCGACTCTGCCAGCTGGAGGAAGGCAAAGGCCACCTGGTACTGTGTGGTCTTTGTGCCCCCCAGCACCAGTCACGAGACTCAAAGGACAGTTGGTTGAGGGACGTGAATCTCTCGCCCAGGGGTATGCAGCTGAGAAGGctggagttgggatttgaacccaggactatCTTGACCCCAGAGCCCATGCTTTTCCCTTTACCTCATTCTCCCATTTCTACTCTGGGAGCAGGTAGTAAGGACTGAGGGGGCAGGGAAGATTAGTGGAGGAGCTGGGTGAAGGTGCCCGGAAGCAGAGGCATGAGGACTGGCCACGGTGGGGctcctttctgtcccttctgCTAGTCGGAGAGCTCCTTCGGGACACAACAATATCGACAGCATTTTATTCCATGTGTTGGGGCTGGGCCCGCTGGAGGATCCGCATCACAAGTTTGTGGTACTAACCTGAGGAGCACACAGCAAGGTCAGATGAAGGGATGGGAAAAGGGATCCAAGTGCATCTGGGATTGTGCGCATACGCGGGTTCGGCATTCACTTCCCCCAGCTCTGCCCGAGGCATCTTTGAAAATgcaggtctggggcgcctgggtggcgcagtcggttaagcgtccgacttcagccaggtcacgatctcgcggtccgtgagttcgagccccgcgccaggctctgggctgatggctcagagcctggagcctgtttccgattctgtgtctccctctctctctgcccctcccccgttcatgctctgtctctctctgtccccaaaataaataaacgttgaaaaaaaaattaaaaaaaaaaattaaaaaaaaaaaaagaaaatgcaggtcAGTTATggctctctgcccatcctccaaaGTAGCCCCCTCTCCCCTGTCACTCTCtatccctgtttcttttttttttttattaaactttttttttttttatgtttatttatttttgagacacagagagacagagcatgatcgggggagaggcagagagagagggagacacagaatccgaagcaggcttcaggctctgagctgtcagcacaaagcccatctcggggctcaaactcacaaaccgtgagatcatgacctgagccgaagtcggtcgctcagccgactgagccacccaggcgccccatccctgtTTATTTTCATCCTTACATTCGTTGCCTTTGAAACCCATCTTATTTATCCTGTTCGCCAGCTCTctgaaggcagggactttgt
Coding sequences:
- the TLX3 gene encoding T-cell leukemia homeobox protein 3 — its product is MTQSLSGPRTLGKVSVQREAPGAPWPRRNRDPAASPPSPAQPFRPPRMEAPASAQTPHPHEPISFGIDQILNSPDQDSAPAPRGPDGASYLGGPPGGRPGATYPSLPASFAGLGAPFEDPGSYSVNLSLAPAGVIRVPAHRPLPGAVPPPLPSALPAMPSVPTVSSLGGLNFPWMESSRRFVKDRFTAAAALTPFTVTRRIGHPYQNRTPPKRKKPRTSFSRVQICELEKRFHRQKYLASAERAALAKSLKMTDAQVKTWFQNRRTKWRRQTAEEREAERQQASRLMLQLQHDAFQKSLNDSIQPDPLCLHNSSLFALQNLQPWEEDSSKVPAVTSLV